The genomic segment AACTACGGTAAATCCCTTTAATGTATAGCCTGTTTTATGCTTTATCCCCTAACATCATTTTTtatcaattcattttttgttattaaaatcATTATGAACTCCAATATTTGTCAACACCTAAAACaattaatatctaaaaaatcAATATTCCAAacataataatgaaaaataatatttttatatgcatggttctatttaaattttattccatAGTTGCACTTTTTTTTAGGTTAAGGAAAATATCTTGCTAATTTGACTTAATAATAGGGAAAAAACAAATattgttattaaaaaattaaagtgtgaaatatttttaaaaatctaaAAATGACTGGAATTTTGTCAGTTTCTCTTTGGGAATGCGCATACAACTAAACTTTTCTTTTAGTAGCTAGATgttttcttatatatatatatggaaccATACATATTTTTTGTTAGTAATACTAAAAAACAGGAGCATGATTGATTTGGAGTTCAAAGTTTCcaaagttattcttttaatataCCATGCTTAGATGCTattaaaatttgtttggattgttagATTGTTCTAAAAACTTGTTTATTGGATGCAAACACGtttttcaattatatttttattttttaactaactttttatctcacaaatatcaaattgtaaAAAGTGCTATTGTTCTAAAAAAGTTTTCCAAGTGATCTCCAACCCAAACAAACCCATCTATAGACCTTTAATAATATTTTCATAGTTTAGTTTTGCACTAATGTTTTTTCCCTTATCATGTGAGATAAGTgagatatttttctttatttaaaagACCTACAATTATGGGGATAAAATTTAACAAGATCTATAtccaaatatatacaaaaattattattattatattaggGATATTAATTTTTTAGACATTATTTATCTTGAATAGTATAAAATATTACAGTTGACTAATGGTTCTAGGGACAGGTAgacaaattaagagaaaaatgatACTAAGaggtaaagtgaaaaatgattctATATTAAAGGATTTACTGTATTTGACCCTTAGGGGTATCGATGTCTTTTCAACATTTTCATTACGTAATGTTAAAGTTGACTAAGTGTTTAGGAGGTaaagtaagaaaataaaatagcaTTAGTGGGTGAAGTGCAAAACTGGTTAAATCTTAGGAAGAGTTTTCGTGATTAACCCTACAAAGAAACATGTCTGTAGTAGGATAACATTAACATGAAATTGCTGTGAATAATTCACGTCTAGTATAGACATTTTCtctagggttaatcacattttatccccttaaagaataccccatttctcagtttaccccataacctttaattttgctcacttaaccccctttaggacaaaattgcccttgcattattttgacttttcatttactttgttttcctttcttttgtttctttttctctttcttctttatttaatgaGTAAATCTTTCttacactgacggtgtatacactatcatcgttggattcatgacatgtgtgcaaaagttgaatttcaaatttaaatttggtaTAGTTGTCAATCATCCAACGttaatagtgtatacattgtcagtgtaggaaagtttaattcttcatttttcccacaaaaatcttcaccttaatgattgaaattaacgAAGAGGAATTgtagagatctatcttctccttaaatgattaaaaaaatattcaaatcactttcctaaaaaataatttttttaacctttcaattcttttaattttgggtttttctctttcctttctagtttctcattttattctcaagaaaatatcataagatgaaattgttttccttcttttatttctttttctctttcttctctctttcatccttcccaatagaaattccatttcaacgaaaatttttgttttgagtttgtaattgcatatttctggGTGAAAGTTTAAAAggtatcaaaaactaattttgattttttgtatgatgccacgtgtcacaaatttcaattgatgattattaattaggtcacaatttcatcttaagatattttcttgggaataaaatgagaaactaaaaaggaaagaggaaaacccaaaattaaaagatttgaaaggctaaaaaaattgtattttaggaaagtgatttgaatatttttttaatcatttaaggaaaagatagatctccgcaattcctcttttttaatttcaatcattaaggtgaagttttttgtgggaaagaggaagaattaaataaagaagaaagagaaaaagaaataaaagaaaggaaaacaaagtaaatgaaaagtcaaaataatgcgagggcaattttgtcgtaaagggggttaagtgagtaaaattaaaggttatggggtaaactgagaaatggagtattctttaaggggataaaatgtgattaacccttttCTCTAGGCAACCAGAAAATCCCTCTTTCTTTCTCACTAGTAATCGAGGAAATCATATCTTTTTGATATTAACTTTCAACTTGGTCTGCTCTCTTTTTGACATTAACTTCCAATTTCATGATGGATGGATGATGCATCGGAGAGAAGACAGGAAGACTGTTGGAACTTGATAAGTTAAGGAACAAAAAGAGTTCTAGTTCTTCATTTCTCTCATCAATTAAATCTTCATCTGTTTCGAAGTATGGACtgcatttccttttcttccttttccagTCAAATTACATACTCACAAGGGATTAGAAAAAGTGACAGAGAATGCAAAAGAAGAAGGTTCCATTATTCATAATCCTCTTTCTATGATGGAAGAAAACACTGTACAAAACTAATATGTTCTCTACGTTACAAAAATTGTGCCTTGACATCTACTACTATTCTTAACTACCCAAAAAAACTACTAATATTCTCTAATTTTGCATGGCATTGCTGCAAACTCACATTTTAACTCAAGCAAGAGGTCACATCAATGAACTTGTCTTCTCTGCAAGGGATTGTCAAACCCCCCATTGGATGATCAAAGCCAAATTCTTCCTCAGCTTGACTCAACAATTCTCGGAATGTAGGCTGATTCAGGTAAGAAATGGGAATCACAAATCgtttcttttcactttctccAACATAAACTGCAACGTAGCCCTTCGAAACATCTTTCGAAGACTGTCTTAGGATTTGCTTAGCTTGAAGAATACGAGGCAGACGGATGGCCATTACTCTACTGGATGCTTTGTTGTATAGGTTGAGCAAAGAAAGGTAGGAAGACTTGTGGGACAAAGTAGAAAAGCCTTGATCAGAATTTGTGGTAGCTTATGTTGATCAAACAAGTTAGaagggtatatatatatagaagaaTCACAAACTTGTTATCTTAATGCTATAGATGTGGTAGGACCAAAGCGGCATTTAGATGGACATTATTGACAATAGCTGATGAGGTATCACATGGTTATGTCTTCTAGTCATGATCAACAATTTAGAACCGTGTGCTGATTGAAACCTATCAGGGCCTACCACTTCCTTCAACAAGAAACAGAGAGGACCacttgagaaattaagaaatatATATAGTACAGGGATTAGAGGAGAAGATGGTGAAAGATCTTTTGATATGTGAGGGCTGTAAAAAAATTTCACATGGTGGTCCACCTAAGAACATGATATGATTTGGTATGATGTGGCTGTTCCTCCCAGAGAAAACCATCAGACCTAGGTCATGGACCATGGCAATGAATCTGTGACAACATACCAAGTTCAATAATAGGTGGCCTTCCTAGGTGTATTTATCAGACCCTTTGGATTGATAACCTTGATGTCATGAGCTGTTTGCATTACGTTCTCCGGTGGTCATTTTATGTTCTTTGGCTGCGGCCACCAAGTAGCCACTAAGATCACACACTTCAGGGTTGGTTACAACAGCTGACAGACAAAGGAGGTTCGACACATGAAGATGTTTTTGTGATGTAAGCTAATAAGTTTTCTGAGCATTAATTGGTCCTGATGAGACAAGCAATGAATGTTATGTTGGATGGTGGTTCTAAACTTTCTTCCAAAAAAAGTTGGGAATTGTAGTACTATTGATGTATACTAGTAAGATAACGGGCATCACATATTTCGGCAGTGACAAGCAAGGCATGTAGTGTTGGTTGATGGTTCTACATACTAAGCCAAATTGCTTAACTAGAAGTTAAGTAATAGGGACATTATCTTGTATGCACCTTGTTCAGCAAATACGAGTTAGGCATATCATGTTTGTTGATGGTTCTACTACATATTAAGCCAGTTGCTTACACAAGTTGGGTATCAATGTATTCTTGACATAAACTAGTAATACAATGAGCATCACAGAGTTCTACAGAGACAAGCGATGCAAATCATGTCGGTTGATGCTTCTACATATTAAGCCGAATTGCTTATATAAAAATTAGCAAGTTGGGTATCAGTGTGCTCTACTCGTTAATATATCGGTCTGGATTAagatttgtacttgaatgcaACTGACCAAGGATGCCTTTTCCAATGAATGAACCAAAAAGCATCACTATGTCCATACCAGATCAAGATTGATAATGCCTCCTTTCTGTTAAAAGCAATTGAAGGCTACGAATCTGAATCAGGAATTAGAAAGAGAAGACAAATCAGTTTTGAGGAACTGCATTGTACacaaaaggactttgaaaatcATACAAAATCACATGCAGAAAAAGTAAAACGAGGCAGTGCCAGACAATGTCCGATCCAAGTAACTGAATAACATCTATAAACATTTCAagagaacaaaacaaaaaagaagaaaaagtcagATGAATTCCAAGAACTGAAAGAGCAAGTATGAACAAGAAGGAAGTGTGGAACAGTGGATTGCTGACATTTCTCCCTTCCATAATGTGGCAGCAAGCCCAGCCACAGGATTTAGAAAAGTTACAAAATGTTGAAGTTAATTCATTCAGGGATTTGTCCCACCAAATTTTTATGAGCTGTACTTCTATTATACAATCTGAAATTGTATCACCATGACTGTggtaaaaacaaaaacagagtcAAAATTTTCCCATAGTCCTCTCAACCAGATATTCGTGCAACCATGAAGCTGCAGTTTCAGCAAGAGATTTTTACCTTATGCTGTGGTTAATTCTAAGTGAGCATGAAGCCAACAATAATTTATTTATAGACATAATCTTTGTCAGGTGAATGTCATCAAACAGTTTATCAATCATCAAGGTGTTCAGTAAATTATATTCTGTTTTTTTCCCACCGTAGACCAAGTTCACCTTGCAAATGAAGGATGTCAGAATTCTTGACTGGTTTCAGGTTTAAGAGTCCTGACACCATGCCTTCCCAATTACTCGTGTAGAATGAAAGGGTTTTAGAAAACCTCAGCACTTGAAGCACTtaccagaaatttaaatttttttggaaTTCTTGTAACGACAAATAATTGAAAAGAATAAGCTTCAAATAATCATAATGTTAAGGCTTTATGAATGAAAAGCAACTGTACAAAAAGTAATCTGCATGCTCTACATTACAAAATTGTGCTCTGATATCTCAATTAACAAGTAGTATTGTCTAATAATGTGCACCAGCTCGGCTAACTCACGGTTCTACCCAAGCGAGAAGTGATATCAATGAACATGTCTTCTCTGCGTGCGATTGTCAAACCCCCCATCGGATGATCAAAACCAAATTCTTCCTCAGCTTGGCTTAGCGAATCTTGGAACGCAGGCTCATTCAAGTAAGCAATGGGAATCACGAATCGCTTCCTTTCACTTTCTCCAACATAAATGGCTAAGTAGCCTTTTGGAACATCTACAGAACCTGAAATAGCAGCATTGGATGTTGATGTAGAGCGCCTAAGAATTTGCTTAGCTTGAATAATACGAGGTAGTCGGATAGCCATTGTTCTACAGGATGCTTTCTTGTAATTaattcaaagaaagaaagatttaGAGGAAAAAAGAAGTCTTTCTTTAATGCTTGTGAAGATGTGTGTTAACTTAATCAAACAAGTTATAAGCGTGTATACAGAATTGACGACCAGTACTATTATGTGGTAAAGAGGCTTTTCCTTGGACATCAAAGAAATGTTGGGTGTGGGCCAGCCCATTTGTGGGCCAACCTACTTATGCAAAAGCTTGAGGGCTTCCCAAGCTTGAATAAAAAGCAGCAGCAGCCGCAAGAAGCAATTCAAGCTTCGGTCTTGTGCGAGAAAAAAAACCAGCCGCGTTTGAGAGAgatgaagagagagaaagagggagagcaagagagagaaaattcttTGCAACCTTAAATCCTCAATTGGAAGGTGATCTGAAGTCCGATTGAGACAAAATTTTACACACGGGATCCTCTCATCAAGCTCTACTTATCTACcgattcaaatttcagattttctcTTCGTTTGGTAATATCTTTCCAAATCTACTTCTTTGACAGTTGTAGTTTTTGGGGGTGATTTTTGTAGCAATTTGCTTGGCTGATATTGGTGCTATTATTATCATCCGAATATTTCGGATAGACCTGTGTATTCCCATTATTGTGATAATGGAGATTTTTTTGACTGGACTAGGTCCCATGGTTTTTCCCAATTTGGGTTTTCCACATAAAAATCTTGGTGTCCTGTGCCCTTTATTTTTCCTTGCACTTTATTATCACTGTTGGTATTATTACTTGGTGATTTGgtttattcctattttaactGGTACTTGGGGAAAGAGAAATTTATCTTGGGCTAACTCTGATATTGTGTGTCTCTATTGGTACCCCTTCCCCAACAAGTGCAATCAGAGCAGTCAGGTTAGACTGCTCATTTATACTGGTTAAAAATGGATGATTTGGATAGTGGTtgcatgataaaattgaatgcCACTAATTATTCAATTTGGAAGGCCAGAATGGAAGACTACTTGTATTGTAGAGATTTGTTTGAACCTGTTCTAGGGGATAAAGGTAGACCAAGTGATATGAGTGATGAAAAATGGGCTAATATGCACAGGAAAACTGTTGGTAATATTAGAAAATGGATTGGTCAAAGTATTTTTCAACATTTTGCTAATGACACCAGAGCTGATATATTATGGAAAAAGCTTGAGAGTATGTATGAAAGGAAGACCGGTTTGAACAAAACTAGTTGTCTGAAACAGATTACTCGGATGAAATATAAGGATGGGAAAGATATGACTGAACACCTGAATAATTTTCAGGGATTGATAAACCAGGCAACTACATTAAATTTGAATCTGGATGATGAAGTGCAGGCTTTATTATTATTCAGTTCACTACCAGATAGTTGGGAAACCATGGTGATCTCCATCAGTAATTCATCTCCGAATGGTGTGTTGACTATGGCTATTGCGAAAGAGGCCGTGATAAATGAAGAGTTCAAGAGGAAGGAATAAGGAATTGTCTATGAGTCCCAGGGCCTGgtgacagaaaagaaagaaagaagagggagAAGCAAAAGTAGAGGACCCCACAACAGGAATAACAAATCCAGAAGCAGGTCTGAGTCGTGGAAAAATGTTGCATGctattattataaaaaaaatggacATTATATGAAAGAATGTAGAATCCTAAAACGGGAACAAACTGAGAAAATGAGTAAGTCGAAGGAAAAAGGTGATGAAGAGACTACAGCAGTTGTGGCAGCTCATGATGATGATGGTCAAGTGAATATTATTCATTATGACAGTGATTGGATAGTTGATTCAGGTGCATCCTACCATGTTACTCCTCACAGGCATTTCTTCTCGACCTACACCGAAGGAGATTTCGGATGTGTTAGGATGAGAAATGAGCTCTCATGGAAAGTTGTTGGCATGAGAGATATATACTTGGACACAGATACCGGGTGCCAGCTGATATTGAGAAATGTTCGACATGTTCCTGATATTCGATTTAACCTTATTTCTACAGGAAAACTTGACGATGAGGGCTACTATAGCTCGCAAGGTGGAGGCAAATAGAAACTCAGAAAAGGAAACCTCGTTGTTGCCAGAGGAAAGAAGCATAGTACCCTCTACGTGATGCAAGCCAAGTTGAGGAAGGGAGAAGTGAATGCAGTTCGTGACTCCTCGATTGACCTTTGGCATAGGCGACTTGGACACATAGGTGAAAAGGGGATTCAgacacttgttggcaaacaGCTCCTACCTGAAGTTAGAGGTAATGCACTTAAACCTTGTGTTGACTGCATTTATGGAAACAACATAGAGTTGCATTCAAAAATTTTCCTCCATCTAGGAAATTGAATGCTTTAGAATTGGTGCATACTAATGTTTGTTATATGAAAGATAAGTCTCTTGGTGGTGCTGTttattttgtaacttttattgATGACTTTGCTAGAAAGGTTTGGTGTTTTGCTTTGAAATCCAAAAATCAGGTTTTGGATGTATTTAAGGATTTTCATAGCAAAGTTGAAAGAGAAACTGGTAAACAGTTAAAGTGTGTACGTGCTGATAATAGTGGTGAGTACAGAGGACCATTTGAAATTTATTGCAAGTCCCGTGGGATCAGATTGGAGAAGACTGTGACAAAAACTCCTCAAGAAAATGGAGCAGCAAAGAGGATGAACATATCCATCACTGAGCGGGTCAGATGTATGCTCTCCAATGCTAAACTACCAAAATCCTTTTGAGGTGAGGCAATGAGAACTGCAGTCGATTTGATCAATCTTTCCCCATCAGTTCCTCTAGATGGTGATATCCCAGAGAGGGTATGGACGGAAAAAGATGTGTCCtttaaacacttgagaattTTTGGTTGTCGGGCATTTGTTCATATTCCCAAAGATGAAAGGTCAAAACTTGATGTAAAATCAAAGCAGTGTATCTTCTTGGGTTATGGACATGAAGATTTTGGTTATAGGTTGTATGATCCTATTGAGAAGAAGGTGATCGAGAGTAGAGATGTTGTCTTCTTTGAAGATCAAACCATTGAAAACATTGATAAAGGTGATAATTCAAAATCTTCAGATGACATTCCTGCTAGCTCAAATTCAGATCTAGATCCAATTCCAGTACCTGTTGATTTTAATCAAGGGGGAGCTGAGACAGAGCAGAGAGAAGATGTTAATGATGATGATAATCCTACTGCTAATGAACCTGAGCATGAGGCACCACCTACTCCACCATCACCACCACAAGATGAGTTTAGGAGATCTACCAGAGAGAAGAGGCCTTCTAACAGATATAATCCTCATGAATATGTGTTGTTAACAGATGGAGGAGAGCCAGAGTCCTACAGTGAGGCTTTAGAGCATGAGAACAAAGAAGATTGGTTGCGAGCCATGTAAGAGGAGATGGTGTCCCTGCATGAGAATCATACTTATGACTTAGTGAAACTGCCTACGGGTAAGAGAGCTCTGAAGAACAAATGGGTTTATAGGTTGAAGACTTAGGAGCACAGCTCATAACCAAAGTACAAAACAAGATTGATTGTGAAGGGATTTAGCCAAAAGAAGGGCGtagactttgaagaaattttttctCCTGTAgtaaaaatgtcatcaattcgAGTTGTTCTTGGTATTGCAGCCAATTTGAATTTGGAGATCAAGCAACTTGATGTGAAGATAGCCTTCCTACATGGTGACTTGAAAGAGGAGATCTACATGGAGCAACTGGAGGGGTTCAAAGAAAGTGGCAAGAAAAATCTTGTATGCCGTCTCAAGAAGAGTTTGTATGGTTTGAAACAGGCACCGAGACAGTGGTATAAGAAGTTTGACTCCTTCATGACAGATCATGAGTACCACAGGACTACATCTGATCACTGTGTTTATGTGAAGAATTTTTCAGATGGTGATTTTGTTATTCTCTTGCTATATGTTGATTGTTGGTCGTGATACTGTGAAGATTGACAAGTTGAAAAAGGAGTTAAGTAAATCCTTTGCAATGACAAATTTGGGTCTGGCTAGATAGATACTGGGGATGAAAATCTCACGTGATAGGCAAAATGGGAAGTTCTGGTTAtctcaagaaaaatacattgAGAAAGTACTCAACAGGTTTAACATGAGTAAAGCTAAAGATGTTTCAACTCCACTTGCAGGTCACTTTAAACTGAATATCAAGCAGTGTCCTACAAGTGAGAAAgataaagaagacatgaagaaGGTTCCTTATGCTTCAGCCATTGGTAGCTTGATGTATGCTATGGTTTGCACCATGCCAGATATTACTCACGCAGTTGGAGTAGTTAGTCGGTATCTCTCTAATCCTGAAAAGGAGCATTGGAATGCTATCAAATGGATTCTCAGATATCTCAAGGGAACTCCTAGATTGTGTCTATGTTTCGGCAATGGTAAAACTATGCTAGATGGATACACTGATGCAGATATAACAGGTGATCTTGATAATAGGAAATCCACATCTGGGTACTTGATGATTTTTACAGGGGAAGCAGTGTCATGGCAAAGTAAGTTGCAAAAATGTATCGTCCTTTCTAGTACAGAGGCAGAGTATATTGCAACCACTGAAGCATGCAAGGAGACTCTTTGGCTGCAGAAATTCCTTCAAGAGTTGGGTATGAAACAAGAGAAGTATAGTCTTTACTGTGACAGTCAGAGCGCTATTCATTTGTGTAAGAACTCTACATTTCACTCTCGATCCAAACACATTGATGTGAGGTATCATTGGATTCGAGAAGTACTGGATTCCAAGTTGTTGACGCTTGAGAAGGTGCATACAGATGATAATTGTCCTGACATGTTTACCAAGACATTGCCTAAGGAGAAACTCTTATTTTGTAGACAAGAAGCAGCTTTGGTGGAACCCCCAAATCAGTtggagggggagattgttgggtGTGGGCCAGCCCATTTATGGGCCAACCCACTTATGCAAAAGCTTGAGGGCTTCCTAAGCTTGAATAAAAAGTAGCAGCAGCCGCAAGAAGCAATTCAAGCTTTGGTCTTGTGCGAGATAAAAAACCAGCCGCCTTTGAGAGAgacgaagagagagaaagagggagagCTAGAGAGAGAAAATTCTTTGCAACTTTGAATCCTCAATTGGAAAGTGATCTGAAGTCCGATTGAGACGAAATTTTACACACGGGATCCTCTCATCAAGCTCTACTTATCTACTGATTCAGATTTCGGATTTTCTCTTCGTTTGGTAACATCTTTCCAAACCAACTTCTTTGACAGTTGTAATTTTTGGGGGTGATTTTTATAGCAATTTTCTTGATTGATATTGGTGCTATTATTGTCATCCGAATATTTCGGATAGACCTGTGTATTCCCATTATTGTGATAGTGGAGATTTTTTTGATTGAATTAGGTCCTGTGATTTTTCCCAATTTGGGTTTTTCACGTAAAAATCTTGGTGTCCTatgccttttattttttcttgcacTTTATTATCATTGTTGGTATTATTACTTGGTGATTTGgtttattcctattttaactGGTACTTGGGGAAAGAGAAATTTATCTTGGACTAACTCTGATATTGTGTATCTGTATTGGTACCCCTTCCCCAACAAGAAAGGAGCTAATGAACCATCACTATTATCACATGGTTTTGCCTCTCAACTAATGATCTAGAATTTAGAACCGCGTATCCCTTTGAAGTGTACCATGATGCACAACTTTCTTGAACATGGAGCAAGGAGGACCCCCTTTTGAACTTAATTTATCAAAGTTCAAGCAATGATTGCACACCAGAATTTATTAGGCTAACAAACTTTTTTGCCTAATAAATCCTACTTTCATCTCAAGGTAATTTACAAATTTAGCAAACTTTGAAGGACGAAAATAAGTACCTAATGGAATTTTGGCTAATTCATTATTTCTCCTACAGTTAAATTTTAAGTTTGGTGTCGTTGAATAGGATGCAACCAATCTCCCTACTGAAAActttccgttttcaaaatcATTTCATACCGAAAGGGAAGAAGTAATTAGGGCAAGGCATAGAATGAGCATAACATATTTCAGCAGTGACAAGCAAGGCATATCATGTCAGTTGGTGGTTCTAGATATTAAACCAAATTCATTAACTAGAAGTAATTAATTGTGCATTCTTAACATTATCTTGTATGCTTGTAGTTCAGCTGGTACAAGCAAGGCATATGATGTTTGTCGCTGGTTCCACATACTAAACCAATCGCTTACACAAGTTGGGTATCCGTGTACTTTTGACATGAACCAGTAACATAATGAGCGTCCCTTAGTTCTACAGAGACGAGCAATGCATATCATGTTGGCTGATGGTTATTCACATTAGGTCAAATTGCTTGTATAACAGTTAACATGTAAAGTATCAATGTACTTTAGTACTCTTTATTTGCTAATATATCGGTTGGATAAAGTATAAAACCATCCAATCCAAGCATGtcttttaacaaaataaactaaaagcCTTACTACATCCACATCAGATGGAGATTAATAATATCTTCTTTTTGTTAAAGGCAACTGTAGGCCgctgaagaggtgatttttgacAGACCTGACCTTGTTAAGGCTGCTGGAGTGAACCTCGGTAGTGTGGAAACTTTCTCGGGCAATCACCTGCTCAAACAAGAA from the Coffea arabica cultivar ET-39 chromosome 11e, Coffea Arabica ET-39 HiFi, whole genome shotgun sequence genome contains:
- the LOC140021197 gene encoding retrovirus-related Pol polyprotein from transposon TNT 1-94, which codes for MDDLDSGCMIKLNATNYSIWKARMEDYLYCRDLFEPVLGDKGRPSDMSDEKWANMHRKTVGNIRKWIGQSIFQHFANDTRADILWKKLESMYERKTGLNKTSCLKQITRMKYKDGKDMTEHLNNFQGLINQATTLNLNLDDEVQALLLFSSLPDSWETMVISISNSSPNGVLTMAIAKEAVINEEFKRKE
- the LOC113718683 gene encoding auxin-responsive protein SAUR24-like, producing MAIRLPRIIQAKQILRRSTSTSNAAISGSVDVPKGYLAIYVGESERKRFVIPIAYLNEPAFQDSLSQAEEEFGFDHPMGGLTIARREDMFIDITSRLGRTVS
- the LOC113718684 gene encoding auxin-induced protein 15A-like; this encodes MAIRLPRILQAKQILRQSSKDVSKGYVAVYVGESEKKRFVIPISYLNQPTFRELLSQAEEEFGFDHPMGGLTIPCREDKFIDVTSCLS